The following coding sequences are from one Treponema parvum window:
- a CDS encoding S24 family peptidase, giving the protein MFLVEAAAGKGREVAEYYDVTQIPILERFIYPYKANQVKAVIVKGDSMNGMHICHNDIVLFVPEEKGCNGIFVISINNNVLVKRLEFNPAEHCVRVLSENEKYAPIVIKENGGDILTVSGRVIVVLHRAM; this is encoded by the coding sequence ATGTTCCTTGTTGAAGCTGCGGCAGGGAAGGGGCGGGAAGTTGCTGAATACTATGACGTTACCCAGATCCCCATACTGGAGCGATTTATTTACCCGTATAAAGCCAATCAGGTAAAAGCCGTTATCGTTAAAGGCGACAGTATGAACGGTATGCATATCTGCCATAACGATATAGTGCTATTTGTGCCGGAAGAAAAGGGATGTAACGGCATTTTTGTCATATCAATAAATAACAACGTGCTGGTAAAACGCCTTGAATTCAACCCTGCCGAACATTGCGTCCGAGTGTTGAGCGAAAATGAAAAATACGCGCCGATCGTCATAAAAGAAAACGGCGGCGATATACTGACGGTAAGCGGGCGGGTGATTGTCGTGCTGCATCGGGCGATGTAA
- a CDS encoding ExbD/TolR family protein produces the protein MMIKPDFLSRYDEELVVNITSLIDVIFILLIFFMVSTQFKRSSLPLDLPRSEDTTQERNTTKVLAVTADRMELDGDEVTLEVLEGTLSSMYAREPELALSLECERTVEFERIVQILTKVQAAGISRIGIVHEPLD, from the coding sequence ATGATGATTAAACCCGACTTTTTATCCCGTTATGATGAAGAACTTGTCGTAAACATAACGTCGCTTATCGACGTTATCTTTATTCTGCTTATCTTTTTTATGGTATCGACGCAATTTAAAAGAAGCTCACTTCCGCTTGACTTGCCGAGAAGCGAAGATACGACGCAGGAACGCAATACGACAAAGGTTCTTGCCGTCACCGCCGACAGAATGGAATTGGACGGCGATGAAGTAACGCTTGAAGTGCTCGAAGGCACGCTTTCGTCCATGTATGCGCGTGAACCGGAACTTGCGCTTTCGCTTGAATGCGAGCGGACGGTCGAGTTTGAACGGATTGTGCAGATATTGACAAAAGTACAGGCCGCGGGGATCAGCCGCATAGGTATCGTGCATGAGCCGTTGGATTAG
- a CDS encoding nitroreductase family protein, translating to MIKDLVLQSRSYRRFYENEKISEGTLVSLIDVARLCPSAANQQPLKYRLVNDAEENKKLFSCLHWAMALPEWGGPAEGERPSAYIIILDDLRIAKNRQTDVGIAAQSIMLAASERGLGGCMLGAIDREKLFELFGLDKEKYEIELVLALGKPKETVKIVPLDEGGSVKYFRDEKQIHYVPKRNLDDIIVK from the coding sequence ATGATAAAAGATCTTGTATTGCAAAGCCGCTCTTATCGCCGCTTTTATGAAAATGAAAAAATTTCTGAAGGTACTCTCGTCTCTTTAATCGACGTTGCCCGTCTTTGTCCGTCGGCCGCAAATCAGCAGCCTTTAAAATATCGCTTGGTAAATGATGCCGAAGAGAATAAAAAATTATTTTCATGCCTTCATTGGGCTATGGCGTTGCCTGAGTGGGGCGGGCCGGCGGAAGGTGAAAGACCGTCCGCTTATATAATTATTCTTGACGATTTACGAATAGCAAAGAATAGGCAAACGGACGTCGGCATTGCCGCGCAATCGATAATGCTCGCCGCTTCGGAGCGGGGACTGGGCGGCTGTATGCTCGGCGCGATCGACCGCGAAAAACTTTTTGAATTATTCGGCCTTGATAAAGAAAAATACGAAATCGAACTGGTGCTTGCCTTAGGCAAACCTAAAGAAACCGTAAAGATTGTACCGCTTGACGAAGGCGGAAGCGTTAAATACTTTCGCGACGAAAAGCAAATCCACTATGTTCCCAAAAGGAATTTGGACGATATAATAGTAAAATAA
- a CDS encoding amino acid ABC transporter ATP-binding/permease protein, producing the protein MNTDMRQKTEKKNAFLIMARLIVLIRTLLPVMLLAIFFGSTGHLCAIAVTVSAASGIASIAAQSAPLVPLRMLPYLLIAFAVCRGVFHYAEQYCNHFIAFKLLAVIRHRIFAKLRELCPAKLEGRDKGNLISILTSDIELLEVFYAHTISPVAIALIVSTCMTVFIWHGNAAAGIVALCAYITVGAVIPLVNAKLGGADGLKFRNAFGELGSFVLDSLRGLDETIQYGCGKKRLSKLEKRSQELTRMQKKLSTLESYQRAITNVVILAFDAAVFCLMLRSFFAGSVSLGSVVITTTALMSSFGHVVALSNLSNNLMQTLASGERVLSLLDEKPIVEEVTSGSANGDTAETFSTNGIAVSNADFSYGAENILTNFSLAIPEQKIFGIHGPSGCGKSTLLKLLMRFWDVQSGSVSLSNKDIRTIDTASLRQAESYVTQETSLFRDTIANNIAIGKIGATRNEIIDAAKKASLDEFVSSLPNGYDTEVGELGSTLSGGERQRIGLARAFLHDAPIMLLDEPTSNLDSLNEGIILKSLNEKSKRKTVVIVSHRMSTLNIAHSIFEMQKELK; encoded by the coding sequence ATGAATACCGATATGCGGCAAAAAACCGAAAAGAAAAACGCATTTTTGATTATGGCGCGCCTCATCGTCCTCATACGGACGCTGCTTCCCGTCATGCTGCTTGCGATCTTTTTCGGCAGCACAGGACATTTGTGTGCCATAGCCGTAACGGTGTCGGCCGCTTCCGGAATCGCGAGTATCGCAGCTCAAAGTGCACCCTTAGTTCCGCTTCGGATGCTGCCGTATCTTTTGATCGCGTTTGCAGTGTGCCGCGGCGTCTTTCATTACGCGGAACAGTATTGCAACCACTTTATCGCATTCAAATTACTCGCGGTCATCAGACACCGCATCTTTGCAAAACTCCGCGAACTCTGTCCTGCAAAGCTCGAAGGCAGAGACAAGGGCAACCTCATTTCCATACTGACGTCGGATATCGAACTGCTCGAAGTTTTTTACGCGCACACGATTTCGCCGGTAGCGATCGCGCTCATCGTGTCGACGTGCATGACCGTCTTTATTTGGCACGGAAACGCCGCGGCAGGCATCGTCGCCTTATGTGCGTATATAACCGTCGGCGCCGTCATTCCGCTTGTAAATGCAAAACTCGGAGGCGCGGACGGTCTCAAGTTCAGGAACGCCTTCGGAGAACTCGGGAGTTTCGTGCTCGATTCGCTTCGCGGACTAGACGAAACGATACAATACGGCTGCGGCAAAAAGCGCCTGTCGAAATTGGAAAAGCGTTCGCAGGAACTGACGCGTATGCAAAAAAAACTTTCGACGCTCGAATCGTATCAGAGAGCCATTACCAATGTCGTCATCCTCGCATTCGATGCCGCGGTTTTTTGTCTCATGCTCCGCTCTTTTTTTGCCGGCAGCGTTTCGCTCGGAAGCGTCGTCATAACGACAACAGCTTTGATGAGTTCGTTTGGGCATGTAGTCGCACTGTCAAACCTTTCGAACAATTTGATGCAGACGCTTGCAAGCGGAGAAAGAGTTCTCTCGCTGCTCGATGAAAAACCGATCGTCGAAGAAGTGACAAGCGGATCTGCAAATGGAGATACCGCAGAAACATTTTCCACAAATGGCATCGCCGTTTCAAACGCCGATTTTTCTTACGGCGCGGAAAACATATTGACGAATTTTTCGCTCGCGATTCCCGAACAAAAGATTTTCGGCATCCACGGACCGTCCGGCTGCGGCAAATCGACGCTTTTAAAACTTCTCATGCGCTTTTGGGACGTACAGTCGGGAAGCGTTTCGCTTTCGAACAAAGACATACGCACGATAGATACGGCATCCCTCCGCCAAGCCGAATCCTACGTAACACAGGAAACATCGCTATTCCGCGACACGATTGCAAACAACATCGCTATCGGTAAAATCGGCGCAACGCGAAACGAGATAATCGATGCGGCGAAAAAAGCGTCGCTCGACGAATTCGTTTCTTCGCTGCCCAACGGGTACGACACTGAAGTCGGCGAACTCGGCAGCACGCTTTCCGGCGGAGAGCGGCAGCGCATAGGGCTTGCCCGCGCGTTTTTGCACGACGCGCCGATTATGCTTTTGGACGAACCGACGAGCAATCTCGATTCGCTGAACGAAGGAATTATTTTAAAATCGCTCAACGAAAAATCGAAACGCAAAACGGTCGTCATCGTATCACATCGAATGTCTACGCTGAATATCGCACACAGCATCTTTGAAATGCAAAAGGAGTTGAAATGA
- a CDS encoding ABC transporter ATP-binding protein/permease yields the protein MIKIRLIRLLSHAKKFVFLQVLCQWISLLCQTAIVFFIADIVQRLFVHEPIAPFVPLYAGAAFCCVAARFAFDRFYVAASHKASADVKITLRKHMYEKLLHLGASYRNSAPTAEVVQLASDGVEQLEIYFGKYLSQFGYSLLAPLTLFAFLSFVSVKASVVLFLCVPLIPLSIAVIMKIAKYLLRKYWALYAKLGDGFLENLQGLTTLKIYRADEQKAAEMDREAENFRRITMKVLSMQLNSTSVMDIMAYGGAAVGMIIALAEFARGEVTLGGCLMIVLLAAEFFIPLRLLGSFFHVAMNGMAASDKIFALLDLPEENERSAVIEGASVAVEFSDVSFSYSPERTILKNISLLCTPKSLTAIVGKSGSGKSTIASLIMTRNKGYSGSICFNKTELASIREDAVMSAATLVTHESYIFKGTVEYNLRMGNASASEKDMQRALQKVNLWDFLQTQNGLKTELSEKGGNLSGGQCQRLALARALLHDSAVYVFDEATSNVDAESEAMIMDVVKALAKTKTVIVISHKLSNVSDAARIYMLENARVIESGTHDELIKLKENYAAMYGEQRKLETYATEAKR from the coding sequence ATGATTAAAATTCGTTTGATACGGTTGCTGTCGCACGCAAAAAAATTCGTTTTTTTGCAAGTGCTCTGCCAATGGATTTCGCTGCTGTGTCAAACGGCGATTGTCTTTTTTATAGCCGACATAGTGCAGAGACTCTTCGTTCATGAACCTATCGCCCCGTTCGTTCCGCTGTACGCGGGGGCGGCTTTCTGCTGCGTTGCTGCCCGCTTCGCATTCGACCGCTTCTACGTCGCCGCATCTCACAAAGCGAGCGCCGATGTAAAAATAACGCTCCGAAAGCACATGTACGAAAAACTTTTGCACTTGGGCGCTTCATATCGAAACTCCGCGCCGACAGCCGAAGTCGTGCAGCTTGCCTCCGACGGCGTCGAACAGCTCGAAATCTATTTCGGAAAATACCTTTCGCAGTTCGGCTACAGTTTGCTCGCGCCTTTAACGCTCTTTGCGTTTTTATCGTTTGTCAGCGTAAAGGCAAGCGTCGTCCTGTTTTTGTGCGTGCCGCTTATTCCGCTTTCGATCGCCGTCATCATGAAAATCGCAAAATACCTTTTGCGTAAATACTGGGCGCTCTATGCAAAGCTCGGCGACGGCTTTTTGGAAAATCTGCAGGGGCTGACGACGCTGAAAATCTATCGCGCCGATGAACAAAAGGCGGCCGAAATGGACAGGGAAGCCGAAAACTTCCGGCGGATCACGATGAAAGTGCTTTCCATGCAGCTGAACAGTACGAGCGTTATGGACATCATGGCCTACGGAGGAGCTGCGGTCGGCATGATCATCGCGCTCGCCGAATTCGCTCGAGGAGAAGTCACGCTCGGCGGCTGCCTCATGATCGTGCTGCTCGCCGCGGAATTCTTTATCCCGCTCCGCCTTCTTGGATCTTTTTTTCACGTTGCGATGAACGGCATGGCGGCGTCCGATAAAATATTCGCGCTGCTCGATTTGCCGGAAGAAAACGAGCGTTCGGCCGTGATTGAGGGCGCTTCCGTCGCCGTAGAGTTTTCCGACGTTTCGTTTTCGTATTCGCCCGAGAGGACTATATTGAAAAACATTTCGCTTTTGTGTACACCGAAGTCGCTCACGGCGATCGTCGGAAAATCGGGCTCGGGTAAAAGCACGATAGCATCTCTTATCATGACGCGCAACAAAGGTTATTCGGGAAGCATCTGTTTCAATAAAACGGAACTCGCTTCGATACGCGAAGACGCCGTTATGAGCGCGGCGACGCTCGTCACGCATGAAAGCTATATTTTCAAAGGAACGGTCGAATATAACCTCCGCATGGGAAATGCAAGTGCATCGGAAAAGGATATGCAGCGTGCGCTGCAAAAAGTCAATTTGTGGGATTTTTTGCAAACGCAAAACGGGCTTAAAACGGAGCTTTCGGAAAAAGGCGGCAATCTGTCGGGCGGACAGTGCCAGCGCCTCGCGCTCGCCCGCGCGCTGCTTCACGACAGCGCCGTCTACGTATTCGATGAAGCCACTTCGAACGTCGATGCCGAAAGCGAAGCGATGATCATGGACGTGGTCAAAGCTTTGGCAAAAACGAAAACCGTCATCGTGATTTCGCACAAGCTGTCGAACGTTTCCGACGCGGCGCGCATATACATGCTCGAAAACGCCCGCGTCATCGAATCTGGTACGCACGACGAATTGATAAAATTGAAAGAGAACTATGCTGCAATGTACGGTGAACAGCGCAAACTTGAAACCTATGCGACGGAGGCAAAACGATGA
- a CDS encoding TonB-dependent receptor plug domain-containing protein, with product MIFSASFLFSQETEDDVITVDAEKIEQTIDDAVEQKKVITTDDIRKSGSKTVGDALKTLPDVAVNAATAGNANESVTMQGLGNGYVKIMIDGVSVSTDISGSTPIFQIPIENIERIEVIKGADSVLYGSDAMGGAINIITKRGRSDSEKQDSQDAEKTKLKIAGGITEEVGFMPLILGWKNYAAGNLTVSGKHISNTLIGSFDFNPGREKKTEDALAGKITYYEDTKKILGFVRDTLTWNDVWGSVGAYTVYTGSHQISNYTKTGLDKGADMTYTTHRGEFGLTGKYIFDEKLYVDSFLAGKLYFMETVYNVKAGLHSSSTGTHSNSSDVESDTRVHWTPNTINDITLGANADLESMSGTSFEKRKYALETALFAQDSIALFDAKLTLVPGVRFDVSPSVQGSSALFMATPKFGIKYNPTEKTALRFSYGMGYKIPSLKEKHWIFRHSYAPGAGNFILYGNPNLVPEKSHSFNIGVEQNVKNLFKVSAGGYFNYILDLIDSVVTDASSSPQKREYRNVDKAMTYGGDISISSDMDRLNVKVGYAYTGAKFFDKDTAGWENLALRVPHRLTAHVAYRIPVIETTAALNVQWNSPQLLTAKSGYYTPDYCMVGFDVSKKFLDEKLEVYVGVDNMLNNIHFVKGTNGETQKKYYGLADGIGVRIGGKYNFGK from the coding sequence GTGATTTTTTCAGCATCGTTTTTATTTTCACAGGAAACTGAAGACGATGTTATCACCGTCGATGCGGAAAAGATCGAACAGACTATCGACGATGCCGTCGAACAAAAAAAAGTTATCACAACCGACGACATACGAAAGTCTGGTTCCAAGACTGTCGGTGACGCTTTAAAAACGCTTCCCGATGTTGCGGTGAACGCCGCCACAGCAGGCAACGCCAACGAATCCGTCACAATGCAGGGGCTCGGCAACGGCTACGTTAAAATCATGATAGACGGCGTGAGCGTTTCAACCGATATATCGGGATCCACGCCGATTTTTCAGATCCCTATTGAAAACATCGAACGCATCGAAGTTATCAAGGGTGCGGATTCCGTTTTGTACGGAAGCGACGCGATGGGAGGCGCCATCAACATCATAACGAAGCGTGGAAGATCGGATTCCGAAAAACAAGATTCGCAGGATGCCGAAAAAACAAAGTTGAAAATTGCCGGTGGCATTACCGAAGAAGTCGGATTTATGCCGCTGATACTGGGATGGAAAAACTATGCGGCGGGAAATCTCACCGTTTCGGGAAAGCATATTTCGAATACCCTGATAGGCAGTTTCGATTTTAATCCGGGAAGGGAAAAGAAGACCGAAGACGCCCTCGCCGGAAAAATTACCTATTATGAAGATACAAAAAAAATACTCGGTTTTGTGCGGGATACGCTTACGTGGAACGACGTGTGGGGTTCCGTCGGCGCATACACAGTGTATACGGGTTCTCACCAAATAAGCAATTATACGAAAACGGGGCTCGATAAAGGCGCGGATATGACGTATACCACTCACCGCGGAGAGTTCGGGCTTACGGGAAAATATATCTTCGACGAAAAGCTGTACGTTGACAGCTTTTTGGCGGGGAAACTGTATTTTATGGAGACGGTTTACAACGTAAAGGCCGGGCTGCACTCTTCGTCGACGGGAACACATTCCAATTCTTCCGACGTGGAAAGCGATACAAGGGTGCACTGGACGCCGAATACGATAAACGATATCACGTTGGGTGCAAACGCAGACCTCGAATCGATGAGCGGTACGTCGTTCGAAAAGCGAAAATATGCTTTGGAAACCGCGCTCTTCGCACAGGACAGCATTGCACTTTTCGACGCAAAGCTGACGCTCGTTCCCGGCGTCCGCTTCGACGTTTCACCGAGCGTTCAGGGAAGCAGCGCGCTTTTTATGGCGACGCCGAAGTTCGGCATAAAATACAATCCGACCGAAAAGACGGCGCTCCGTTTCAGCTACGGCATGGGGTATAAAATTCCTTCGCTGAAAGAAAAACACTGGATTTTCAGACACAGCTACGCACCCGGCGCCGGAAACTTTATCCTCTACGGAAATCCGAATCTCGTTCCGGAAAAATCGCACAGCTTCAATATCGGCGTCGAGCAAAACGTAAAAAATCTTTTTAAAGTTTCCGCCGGCGGCTATTTCAACTACATACTCGACCTCATCGACAGCGTCGTCACCGATGCGTCTTCGTCTCCGCAGAAACGCGAATATCGAAACGTGGATAAGGCGATGACTTACGGAGGCGATATTTCAATAAGCTCGGATATGGACAGGCTCAACGTAAAAGTCGGCTACGCATACACCGGAGCGAAGTTTTTTGATAAAGACACCGCCGGATGGGAAAACCTCGCGCTGCGCGTTCCGCACCGCCTCACCGCACACGTCGCCTACCGCATTCCCGTCATCGAAACGACGGCCGCTTTGAACGTGCAGTGGAATTCGCCGCAGCTTTTGACGGCGAAAAGCGGTTACTACACGCCCGATTACTGTATGGTCGGCTTTGACGTTTCGAAAAAGTTTTTGGATGAAAAACTCGAAGTATATGTCGGTGTGGACAATATGCTGAACAATATTCACTTTGTAAAAGGGACGAACGGAGAAACGCAAAAAAAATATTACGGGCTTGCCGACGGTATCGGTGTGCGTATCGGCGGTAAATATAATTTCGGGAAGTGA
- a CDS encoding energy transducer TonB yields MSRWISSALCTLAIVAFLFCLPIWGIRRSSSSQASIVSDTTVSNVRIVQRAAKKAPAVVQNKSVPAVPATPAETIPSPEQEVPTERLEQTEESKEPSAEAVDESPSADASESTSSEAGSALGAEDSFSHTQDAKAAATYKSYVLGRIASKKTYPYSARSNGQEGKVRARIVINPDGTLAEAVIIEPSEYELLNSACLSAIKKSAPFRKMTGGAGAMTLSFIMDFSLH; encoded by the coding sequence ATGAGCCGTTGGATTAGCTCCGCCCTGTGTACGCTCGCAATCGTTGCATTTTTGTTTTGCCTGCCCATTTGGGGTATACGGAGATCTTCGTCGTCTCAGGCGTCGATAGTGTCGGATACGACGGTGTCGAACGTTCGCATTGTACAGCGTGCGGCAAAAAAAGCGCCGGCAGTCGTGCAGAATAAAAGCGTTCCCGCAGTTCCGGCAACGCCGGCCGAAACAATTCCTTCTCCGGAACAGGAAGTGCCTACAGAAAGACTTGAGCAAACCGAAGAGTCGAAAGAACCGTCCGCCGAAGCGGTCGATGAAAGCCCGTCGGCAGATGCGAGCGAAAGTACGTCAAGCGAGGCGGGGAGTGCGCTCGGCGCTGAAGATTCATTTTCTCATACGCAGGATGCGAAAGCGGCTGCAACGTATAAGTCCTATGTGCTCGGGCGCATAGCGTCAAAAAAGACATATCCATATTCCGCCCGTTCGAACGGGCAGGAAGGCAAAGTTCGCGCGCGTATCGTCATCAATCCTGACGGAACGCTTGCGGAAGCCGTCATAATAGAGCCGTCGGAATACGAGCTTTTAAACAGTGCATGTCTTTCCGCGATTAAAAAATCCGCCCCTTTCAGAAAAATGACCGGCGGCGCCGGAGCGATGACGCTTTCATTTATCATGGATTTTTCACTGCACTGA
- a CDS encoding nitrous oxide-stimulated promoter family protein, with protein MGNSVEAKTANEKKIIGEMIRLYCRKKHGTKKSLCSECGELYEYALGKIDKCPFMKEKTFCSACKIHCYSQEMRNKIKTVMRFSGPRIFLYHPILVIKHMIIGMQTGKKHD; from the coding sequence ATGGGTAACTCCGTCGAAGCGAAAACGGCGAATGAAAAAAAAATCATCGGCGAAATGATACGGCTGTACTGCAGAAAAAAACACGGCACTAAAAAATCGCTGTGTTCCGAGTGCGGAGAACTGTATGAGTACGCGCTCGGAAAAATCGACAAGTGCCCGTTTATGAAAGAAAAGACATTTTGTTCTGCGTGTAAAATACACTGTTATTCGCAGGAGATGAGAAATAAAATCAAAACGGTTATGCGGTTTTCGGGACCACGGATATTTTTATATCATCCGATTCTCGTCATAAAGCACATGATCATCGGTATGCAAACAGGGAAAAAGCATGATTAA
- a CDS encoding MotA/TolQ/ExbB proton channel family protein gives MRLVEFINLGGPLNWVLAVILCFCFCQCLERGIYFFQTRKGSKKDVLKRLQEKAAEIAGLPEERRSSEFTKESTLLYYEMNRGLWLLNFISAVSPSIGLLGTVTGLIGAFSKMAEVGAAVNIQDLSGGIWEAMLTTAFGMIISIPALLCYRTFKRIIEKRMMFMQLYGEEGETAGQIKG, from the coding sequence ATGAGATTGGTTGAATTTATTAACTTGGGCGGACCGCTCAACTGGGTGCTTGCCGTAATATTGTGTTTTTGTTTTTGTCAATGCCTTGAGCGTGGCATATATTTTTTTCAAACGCGCAAAGGTTCGAAAAAGGATGTGCTCAAACGCTTGCAGGAGAAGGCTGCGGAGATTGCGGGGCTGCCGGAAGAGCGGCGCAGCAGCGAGTTTACCAAAGAAAGCACGCTTTTGTATTACGAAATGAACCGCGGGTTGTGGCTGCTCAATTTTATCAGCGCTGTCTCTCCGTCGATAGGACTGCTCGGTACGGTTACCGGTCTTATCGGCGCATTTTCGAAGATGGCGGAAGTTGGCGCCGCGGTTAACATTCAGGATCTGTCCGGCGGCATTTGGGAAGCTATGCTCACGACGGCGTTCGGCATGATCATTTCGATACCCGCGCTCCTGTGCTACCGTACGTTCAAACGCATTATCGAAAAGCGTATGATGTTTATGCAGTTGTACGGCGAAGAGGGGGAAACGGCGGGGCAAATAAAGGGATAA
- a CDS encoding calycin-like domain-containing protein has product MKKNMRYFFKGGAAAISAALILLSVSCSQSADELKDHDISELYGYTYHGTITASGGNTLIPLLILYNDKRADWNMSINGMNVVPFYYYTVKNSKSNYTMYWFGGSDLAAAESHDKSKAAMTVQLGINSLDEVVILLTGDGLTGIEAMQNTRVPMYKQTAIPKNTNAPSIAFDPSIQDVTIEIPSDAAAADWGGSASYTGTFDYLIGPGGNTARGHGSCGAGIEPKITFASDGTHTVKLGMHRFAYTPMMTIEGYDIPGVRVSEKDGVYYLKRDPAGVPANMGGVSKTLNDLTVCGKLEGGKLTLRVEFKPGAMPLPIIEIFTSN; this is encoded by the coding sequence ATGAAAAAAAACATGCGATATTTTTTTAAGGGAGGAGCTGCGGCGATTTCGGCGGCGCTGATTTTGCTGTCGGTTTCCTGCTCGCAAAGCGCGGACGAGCTTAAAGATCACGACATCAGCGAGCTGTACGGTTATACGTACCACGGAACCATTACCGCTTCAGGCGGCAATACTTTAATACCGTTGCTTATTTTATATAACGATAAGCGGGCCGATTGGAATATGAGCATCAACGGAATGAATGTCGTTCCGTTTTATTATTATACCGTTAAGAATTCCAAAAGCAACTACACGATGTATTGGTTCGGCGGCTCGGATCTGGCGGCGGCGGAATCTCACGACAAGTCAAAAGCTGCGATGACCGTTCAGCTCGGCATAAACTCTTTGGATGAAGTGGTCATTTTGCTTACCGGCGACGGTCTTACCGGCATCGAAGCGATGCAAAACACGCGCGTTCCCATGTATAAGCAAACGGCAATTCCGAAAAACACAAATGCACCCTCAATAGCGTTTGATCCGAGCATTCAGGACGTAACGATTGAAATTCCGAGCGACGCCGCGGCGGCCGATTGGGGAGGGAGTGCTTCGTATACGGGAACATTTGACTATTTGATCGGACCAGGCGGAAACACAGCGAGAGGACACGGAAGCTGCGGCGCCGGAATCGAACCGAAAATTACCTTTGCGTCGGACGGAACGCACACGGTAAAGCTCGGTATGCACCGCTTTGCCTATACGCCTATGATGACCATTGAAGGTTACGATATTCCCGGTGTGCGTGTGTCTGAAAAAGACGGCGTATATTATTTGAAGCGTGATCCGGCCGGTGTTCCTGCAAATATGGGTGGTGTATCTAAAACATTAAACGATCTGACGGTTTGCGGAAAACTTGAAGGCGGCAAACTGACGCTGCGCGTCGAATTTAAGCCGGGCGCGATGCCGCTTCCGATTATTGAAATATTCACAAGCAATTAA
- a CDS encoding transcriptional repressor: MRVTSQRRKLLAIILQNPDLSPKEIFYIAHKKDNSIGRATVYRLVRSLQKLGYIRRHYIKIVPKRSVPSVPVSATGYS, from the coding sequence ATGCGCGTGACAAGTCAGCGCAGGAAGCTGCTCGCGATTATATTGCAAAATCCCGATTTATCGCCGAAAGAGATATTTTACATCGCACATAAAAAAGATAATTCGATCGGGCGGGCAACCGTATACCGGCTGGTTCGTTCGCTTCAGAAACTAGGGTATATTCGGCGCCACTATATTAAAATCGTACCGAAACGCAGCGTTCCGTCTGTTCCTGTTTCCGCTACAGGTTATTCTTAA